CTCAGAGCATGTAATCAAAAGCCATGGTCATAATACAAGATACTTTGTTGGTCTGCTAAATTTATGTTTGGAATCACGCTAACTTTGTTTCGCTGCCGTCTTGTCATCAGCCGGGTTCATCATATTCCTAAGAGAATACAACATCCGGTATCTAACGATACGATGCCAGGCCTTAGCAAGAGCTAGCGGTGTAATACTTGAAATCTCCGACGATGATACGCGGGTTTCGCCGCTAATGCATCGTCTTCTCGTCTAAGAAGGGTACCAATATGGCTGCCTAATGGTCGACGCCATGTTCAAGAACCAGAGCTGAGCCCGCACCTTGGAGCATACTATAGGACATCCATCATATTTTTTTTCTATGATCTAGTGCACAACTAAAGTAGCATACTTCATCTTTATTTGCGCCACTTCGGTTTCTCATGTACGGCTCAGCTCGTCATGGCATTCTTCACATTCACCAATGTCGCGGTCTGCCTTCTCAGTCTCTACGTTACACACCGTGTATATTGGGAAGTAACGATTGGATCACGCTTGCGTGCCTTCGCCAAGCAACATGATTGTCTGCCAGCAAAGAGGCTTCAGATCCCATTCACACTAGGCGCACTATGCTGGGGCGGTCAAGTGAAGGCAATCAAAGAACACCGGTTGCTGCCACACATGGCGAATCAATTCAAGGAGGTGGCTGGGCACACCAGACACCATAACATCTTTGGAACAGAGTTCTTCAACACCGACGATCCGGAGAACATCAAAGCAGTGCTTGCGACAAATTTCAGCGCATGGAGTTTGGGTCAGGAGCGCATCACTGAGATGTCGTCGTACCTTGGATACGGTATCTTTGTCAACGAGGGTGCAGCATGGAAGCACTCGCGCGAAATGCTCAGACCGTGTTTCGAGCGCTCGCAGGTTGCTGACGTCGATATGCTGGAGCGGCATACACAAAGACTGATCGATATGTTACCGAAAGATGGAACGACCGTGGATCTCCAGCCACTACTTCACGACCTCTCGATGGATGTAGCGACTGAGTTGCTCTTCGGCAAAAGTACAAATGCCCTGAGTCGGGATGGTAATAATCACGAAGTCAGAGCCTTTTGCGATGCGTTCGACTATGCTTCCAATCCATTCGAACGAGAAAGCTTCAAGAAATGGGGCGCGATTGCACTGTTTCTGCCCGACAGGAAGAAGAAACAGCACGTGAAAGTGATGCAAGGTACTTCCACCACAACCAACAAGCCCGTATTTTAACACGCTGACTTCACTAGACTTTGTTGACCGTATTATCGAGGAACATCTCAAAGAATCAAAAGACTCACTAGAGGACGAAACACGCTACACATTCCTCAATGCGCTCTTTGCTTCAACACAAGACCGTATTAAAATCCGCAGCGAACTTCTCAACATTCTCCTAGCTGGCCGAGATACGGTCGCCTCACTCCTCTCTAACATCCTCTGGGAACTACCACGGCACCCTTCGGTACTCTCAAAACTCCATTCCGAGATTGACGAATTTATTGGCGATGCACAACCAACATACGGGCAGTTGAAAGATATGAAGTACCTCCGCGCCATTATCAACGAGAGTCAGCGTCTATATCCCATCGTTCCTGTGAATAGCCGCGAAGCCCTCATTGACACTGTTTTACCAAGTGGTGGTGGAGCCGATGAGAGCAGGCCAGTCATGGTGCCGAAGGGCGCTTACGTGGCGTGGCATATGTATAGCATGCAGAGAAGAGAGGATTTGTTCGGAATAGATGCCGGTTCATTCAGGCCTGAGAGATGGCTTGAGCCAGGATTCAGGCCTGGGTGGGCGTATGTACCTTTCTCGGGTGGACCGAGAGTGTGCATTGGACAGAACTTCGCGTTGACGGAGACAATGTACGTGGTCGTTAGACTGATTCAGGGCTTTAATGTCGAACAGAGGGACTTTGAGGAATGGATGGAGAAGTTCAGTATCACGTGTACTGGTCTCGGAGGTTGCAAGATCGGTCTGACACCTAGAGAGGAGTAGTGCGCTGATAGCTGAGTGCTTGAAAGTCTGGCTGTCTTGGAAAGTTTATAACTCTATTCAGTGCTTAGCTCGCGTACATTTCAAGCCATTCATGTCTCGATACCCACATGCATACAGATTCAATTTCAGGCTTGAATACATCTACACTCGCTCGATTGGTGATGGAGAGGAGGTGATCCACAGAGCAGCCAGCGCCTGTTGTCAAGACCCGCCTCTAGCCGTTTATGGTCTAGGCGCCCCTTCCGCTTCACCGTCAACACCAAACAGAGCAGCAGCTGCCCGCTTGTGACGCACCGCAACGGTAGGGGATCATATCCGTCTAAATATGCTACCACCTGTGGATCCAGCAACATTGCGGCGGAATCCTAACTTCGAGCTGCTGTACAAGGATCTGCGCACTCGAAAATTGAACCCGGATGGATCAACACGGGACACAAAGAAGCAGCGGATGCACGATGAGATACGGCGGGTATGATACTCTTCTTTCTCCTTCACTACGCTTTCCCCCATCACCCTTAGTCAAAGAGCGTTTCCATTCTTTTCGCAGATAGCCTGGTTGTTTACTTTTCCCTATTGTCGATTTTCAAGTCTCCTTACACTCCTCAATCATCTCAACCAGTAAGGGCCATCGTCAGACACTAACATATCTCAGAGCCTAACAACCGCGCGGTCTACTCTCCTCAGCACGCAAATCCTCATCACCACGCTAGCCACCCTCCCCTCCCGCGCGCCAACCCTACCGGATGAGCTACATGCCTGTATAGATCTGAtctctgctctgctctctGGCCAAATCCCAGATCCTTCAGACCGCGAAATTCTCTCCGGAGATGTGACCATCTTCCTTGACAACGTCGACATCATTGCTTCAGCCATCTCGACACAGCTAGAAACAATCACCCAGCATCTTTGCACCATTGCCTCCCCTCTATCACCGCCCGCACCAGCTTCTCTATCGACGAATGCAGAAGAGCTGGTCAAGACCGCAACGCTCGACCTGCCGCAAGAGCTTGCCGCCACAAGAACAGAGCTCACCAACAGCCTAACAAGTCTCCTGGCGCTGCACAAATCCGTCCTCGAGACCTCGATCCGCATCCTCGAGCAAATCCAACACGGCTCTCTGGCGCGGCACACAAAGGCGCGAGCCGAGCTCCTGCATTCCCGCGCTACGCTGCTCGGACTGCAGGCCAGGTGCTACACGTTTGGGCACCCGCCGCCGGCTGAATTCGTAGCGGCGTTGAAGGAGTTCAGAAAGAGCCAGGGTACGGGAGAGAGGGCGTTGAGGGATAGAGAGGCGCTGGCGAGGCAGAGTCTGAAGTTGTATGACCAGGCGGGGGAGAGGGGGATTCGGGAGTTGGCGAAGAGGAAGATGTATTTGGATAGCGAGACGGGGCGGATTGAGAAGGAGATTGTGTCACTGGAGCGTGGTGGTTGAGAGGTCTGGGTGTTGCATTGAAGCGGACTCTGTCTATATACTGCAGAGATGGGACGGGTGGGtggaaaaagaagaaaatcAGAGCATTTTCTCAGCAACGACCTCGTACCTCTCATCCACAACCTCATCCCCGCCTTCGCGGAAGATTTTCTGAGCACCCATCTTGCAGATCTGCACTCTATCGATCCGCACATCCTCTGCCCAGACAAAGTCTTTGTACATGTCTATCAATTCACTGGCATCGAACCGCATCCAGCTCTTCGCATCCGGGCCGTGTCCCTTGTCCCtctcttccttctccttctccttctccttctcctgctCACCGTCCGTGCCATCATTCAGCACAtcgccaccaccaccaccaccaccatctcGCACCGCCTCACTCGTGGACGCTGCAGCCTTCGACGTCTGCTTGCCCCTCCCCCTCCCCTTGGGCTTCGCATAAATGGTATTCAGCACGGTGGCATGCAGTCTCAAGGACCTCTCATCCTGGACGACCCACCCCTGCTCCTCGAAGCTACGCCTCAGGCTCTCCGCAAACGGTAGCAGCCGGGCCGTTGCGTCGCGCGGCTCGGCATACAAGATGCTCGTCTGGCCCGGCTTCTGCATGGGCACGAGCGCGCGCAACTCGACGGCCAGCGATGCCGGATCGGCGCTCAAGGCTGGACTTGCGGGCGAGAGGCTGGGGTCTTGGACGGCGCCGAAGCCTTCGCTGACGGTGCGGGTGTCGGCTACGGATTCGGCGAGCTTCTGCGTCGTGATGCCCCGCAGCAGTTGTCCGATGTCTAGCTCGGATAGGTGCGTGCTGGCGTCGGAGAGCTGGGCGGGGGATAGAGACATCACGCCTAGAGTGAGGTGCAGTGTGCCGGTGGGTCGAACTGCTTTTGGTGGTACGGGGGTGTAGGTTTCGACATCCTTCTTCAGCTTCTCAAGTGATGTCGAGATTTGTGCGCGGTTCGGGTCGGAGACAAGTGGCAAACAGAGAAAGTGCGTCAAGGGCGGTTTCTTAGGTTTGGTCCTTAGGTTTGCATGGTTGCGTTGTTGAGATTGTGGTGCCGAAACCGCTGGCGGCGAGATGTTGCGGGTCAGTGCTGATGTGGTCTGAAGTGTAGTGCGGATATCGTTATTATCGCGGGGTCTGGCACTTTCGAGGAAGTCGTTGTATTCACCCTTTCCCTTTTTCTTGCCCATACTGTTGCGAATGAATGAAGGCCTAGTGAAATGGGATTGGCGCGTTGTTTGTCGAAGGAATGGTGTGGATAGCATGGAGACACGAAGGCAGGAACGGTTGCCGTGGTGAGCTAGAACACTACAAGGGAACGCCGACGACAAAGGCGCGGAAGCGCGGCACACAATCTTCTGGCGCCTGATGCGCGTAACATCACGATGCTAGAGCTTGGTGTTGAAGACCTGGTAGCCAATCACATACGCTCATTTGCATGACGTAGGACGGCGTCACCCCACCAGAGCACGTTGTGAGTTGGGCCTCGGGCCTTCTGTCGGCACATTGTATCTCACGCTGCGTTGTCGGGGCGCATGCCGCCATTGGACTGGAAGTGGGGTTCAAGATAGTAGATGGTTTGATGCTTTTCAAAACGCTGAGAATCTATGGTATCAAGGTACCGTTCGCAAAAAAAGAAATGCAGAGGCTGGCCGTAGACAGGACGAGCAGACCCTAATGATGACGCTTGCGAAAAGCGATGGCTCCGAGCGGTCTCGATGCAGGTACTCCGGGTCGTGGCAGGCGAGAGCGAGCAGCGACGGGCTGCCAGGGCTGCCAGTGCTGCCTTGCTGTACGTGTCCAGCGGTGCGACTGGCGTGGCTCGCCCAAAGGAGGGACGCGGCGGCGCTCACTCCTCGTCGTTGTAGAACTCCTTGAGCACCTTCTCGACCTCGTGGAACTCGTCCTTGGTCTGCTTGATGATTGTCTCCAACTTCTTGAGAGCCTCTTCCTCCTTGATGTCCTTTAGCCCTGCCTCGTCCTTCAGCTGGCCGTAGTGCTGAATCTTCTCGCACGAGTCCTTGACCTTGGTGAGACCGAGTGTCGCAGATGAGCCCTTGAGGAAGTGGCCGAGCTCGCTCAGCGTCTTGAGGTCCTTCTTCTCGCTGGGAGAGGGTCAGCAGTGCACTGATGAAGGAAGCTGGGAGGCTGGGGCACGCACAGGTTGGTGTCCATCTTTGTAAAGGTGCCCTCGGCTTGGGTAAAGAAGTCGTAGACGATGCTCTTGCTGAACTCGCgctcctcctcgtcctcgtccatCTCGAGGATCTGCTCAAAGGTCGAGGGGTCGATGGTGTCTTCTGCGCCGGGAATCGACATGATGCCCTCGCCGCCGTTGACGCTCTGTACAAATTAGAGTGGGGTTCGTTGGGAGTGTGCGCAAGGCGGGGCGGACGGGGGGTGAATGGATGCAAAGGCAGCCGAAGGGGCTCTGTGAAAGCGCGTGCGTGGCGTGGAGGGTCACGGAATGGAAGGAGCAACGTGAATGGAGGGGCACACGAACCCTGTCTTCATCCTTTACTGAACTAGGCGCCATGTTGCGTAGAACTCGCGACAGTCCGCGAACAACCCAAATCAGGCGGTAGAGGTGAGACTCAGCAACGCCGCTTCTTCAATGTCGCAGACGCTGCGATGCGAGAGTCTAGAAGTGAGACCGAGCGCAACGGATAATTTTTCGCGTCGCGGGAACGTGGTCGTATGGATCCTAGATCCTGTCTGCTGTCTGCGGACCGGCGTGTGCGTGCGCAACCGATTCACTGGAAATCCTCGATTCTAGCCTAGTGTATGACGAAGTCGTGAGGGTCGGCCCGCCAAATTTTGAGCGCCGTTGTCAGTGTGTGGGAGAAGCCTGGGGGAGTGGTGCGGCGTCGAGCACAGAGAGTGCTGCGTtgcgagagagagagagatgTCAGAGGGCAGAATGCCTGCGTGTTTTCGGCAGTTTGTTTGCCTAGAGGCACTGTATTAACCCCCTCTGGTTCGCTTTGAGCTTGCAGATTCCTCGGAGTCAGTTGCCGAAAAGTGCGGCGGCGGCTATTCTGTTCGCGGTAGGAAAAGGAAAGGCGACCTAGCGGTCGGCGACGTGGGGAATCGAGATAATTGAGAGGAGCAATTCTGACAGCGGGGAGTTACGGGAGCAGCGCTCATATGTCAAAACACTACCGTGGTCTAGAGATTGCAGAAAGCTACTGTTGCATCACCGCCAAAGAGGGGCACACAGTGATGGGTATGGGAATAGGCTTGCAATGTGTGGATACCTCGACGTCAATTGGCGGCCCTGAGCCAGCGCTCGCCGTTGATCATCGGTGCAGACACCTTCGCTGGCCCTTCCACAGCCCTtctggcggcggcggcggcgaccaCGAAATTAACTCGACCGACATCCCTCAACGCATGTAGAGCTCCCTTCCAGCCTGGTATCCATAGGTGTTGCGCGCCTTAGTTAGCCGTCCACAGATGTGCGGCTGACTACCAGCTACTTCGTGCTGCTTTG
Above is a genomic segment from Ascochyta rabiei chromosome 10, complete sequence containing:
- a CDS encoding Phosphorelay intermediate protein, which produces MAPSSVKDEDRSVNGGEGIMSIPGAEDTIDPSTFEQILEMDEDEEEREFSKSIVYDFFTQAEGTFTKMDTNLEKKDLKTLSELGHFLKGSSATLGLTKVKDSCEKIQHYGQLKDEAGLKDIKEEEALKKLETIIKQTKDEFHEVEKVLKEFYNDEE